In Bradyrhizobium erythrophlei, a single genomic region encodes these proteins:
- the ruvB gene encoding Holliday junction branch migration DNA helicase RuvB: protein MNPPPRIVTPDRRTDDVGDTAMRPQSLSEFVGQAQARKNLSIFIEAARKRGEALDHVLFVGPPGLGKTTLAQIVARELGVGFRATSGPVIAKAGDLAALLTNLEERDVLFIDEIHRLSPAVEEVLYPAMEDFQLDLIIGEGPAARSVKIELAKFTLVGATTRAGLLTNPLRDRFGIPVRLNFYTEDELEKIVTRGARVLNVGMTSDGANEIARRARGTPRIAGRLLRRVRDFASAADADSIDRKIADNALGALEVDAVGLDAMDRRYLTTIAINYGGGPVGVETLAAALSEPRDAIEDIIEPYLIQCGYLQRTPRGRLLTSHAFRHLGLSEPTRDPSQFGLFGNGDEDE, encoded by the coding sequence ATGAACCCGCCCCCGCGCATAGTCACGCCTGATCGCCGCACCGACGATGTGGGCGATACCGCGATGCGGCCGCAATCGCTATCCGAATTTGTCGGCCAGGCGCAGGCGCGCAAGAATCTCTCGATCTTCATCGAGGCCGCGCGCAAGCGCGGCGAGGCGCTCGATCACGTGTTGTTCGTCGGCCCGCCTGGATTGGGCAAGACCACGCTGGCGCAGATCGTCGCGCGCGAGCTCGGCGTCGGCTTTCGCGCCACGTCCGGTCCGGTGATCGCCAAGGCTGGCGATCTCGCCGCGCTCTTGACCAATCTCGAAGAGCGCGACGTGCTCTTCATCGACGAAATTCACCGCTTGAGCCCGGCGGTCGAGGAAGTGCTCTATCCCGCGATGGAGGATTTTCAGCTCGACCTGATCATCGGCGAGGGGCCGGCGGCGCGCTCGGTCAAAATCGAGCTCGCGAAATTCACCCTGGTCGGCGCCACGACGCGCGCGGGGCTTTTGACCAATCCGCTGCGCGACCGTTTTGGCATTCCGGTGCGGCTGAATTTCTACACCGAGGACGAACTGGAAAAGATCGTCACCCGCGGCGCGCGCGTGCTCAACGTTGGCATGACCAGCGACGGCGCCAACGAAATTGCCCGCCGCGCCCGCGGCACGCCGCGTATCGCCGGGCGGCTGCTGCGCCGCGTGCGGGATTTTGCGTCCGCCGCGGATGCGGATTCGATCGATCGCAAGATCGCCGACAACGCGCTGGGCGCGCTGGAAGTCGATGCCGTCGGGCTTGACGCGATGGACCGGCGTTATCTCACGACGATCGCGATAAACTATGGCGGCGGCCCGGTCGGCGTCGAGACGCTCGCCGCCGCTCTGTCCGAGCCGCGCGATGCCATCGAGGACATCATCGAGCCTTATCTGATCCAGTGCGGCTATCTGCAACGCACCCCGCGCGGGCGCTTGTTGACCTCGCACGCCTTCCGCCATCTCGGTCTGAGCGAGCCCACGCGCGATCCGTCGCAGTTCGGATTATTCGGCAACGGCGACGAGGACGAATGA
- a CDS encoding NUDIX hydrolase produces MTASRTIKIVAALIRDDAGRVLLVRKRGTSAFMQPGGKLDAGEDDIAALSREISEELGCLVVPASVRPLEAFDAVAANEPGFRVAASLYHVDVMGAIAPSREIDEAIWIDPASPPDIHLAPLTRDHVLPLAVQG; encoded by the coding sequence ATGACGGCTTCACGCACCATCAAGATCGTCGCTGCCTTGATCCGCGACGACGCCGGGCGGGTGTTGTTGGTGCGCAAGCGCGGCACGAGCGCCTTCATGCAGCCGGGCGGAAAGCTCGATGCCGGCGAAGATGACATCGCCGCGCTGTCCCGCGAAATATCGGAAGAGCTCGGCTGCCTTGTCGTTCCGGCTTCGGTCCGCCCGCTCGAGGCGTTCGATGCGGTCGCCGCCAATGAGCCGGGCTTTCGCGTGGCGGCCAGTCTCTATCACGTCGATGTGATGGGTGCGATCGCGCCGAGCCGGGAGATTGATGAAGCGATCTGGATCGATCCGGCGTCACCGCCCGATATTCATCTGGCGCCGCTGACGCGCGACCACGTTTTGCCGCTCGCCGTGCAGGGTTAG
- the ruvC gene encoding crossover junction endodeoxyribonuclease RuvC translates to MSSQPIRSPVRILGIDPGLRRTGWGVIEVEGNRLVYIGCGSVEPPEDLPLSSRLLAIHEGLATVLGNFRPLEAAVEQTFVNKDGVATLKLGQARGVAMLAPAMFGISVSEYAPNQVKKTVVGAGHADKNQIMVMLKVLLPKAEPKSADAADALAIAITHAHHRTSAAMRLKVVGL, encoded by the coding sequence ATGTCCTCGCAGCCGATTCGTTCCCCCGTTCGCATCCTTGGTATCGACCCCGGCCTGCGCCGCACCGGTTGGGGCGTGATCGAAGTCGAAGGCAACCGTCTGGTTTATATCGGGTGCGGTTCGGTCGAGCCGCCGGAAGATCTGCCGCTGTCGAGCCGCTTGCTTGCCATTCACGAGGGGCTCGCCACAGTGCTCGGCAATTTCCGCCCGCTCGAGGCCGCTGTCGAACAAACCTTCGTCAACAAGGATGGCGTCGCGACGCTGAAGCTCGGCCAGGCCCGTGGCGTCGCCATGCTGGCGCCAGCGATGTTCGGAATTTCGGTTTCCGAATATGCGCCCAACCAGGTGAAGAAGACCGTGGTCGGCGCCGGCCATGCCGACAAGAACCAGATCATGGTGATGCTGAAGGTGCTGTTGCCCAAGGCCGAGCCGAAATCCGCTGACGCGGCCGACGCCCTCGCCATCGCCATCACGCACGCGCATCACCGCACCAGCGCCGCGATGCGGCTCAAGGTGGTCGGTCTATGA
- a CDS encoding YebC/PmpR family DNA-binding transcriptional regulator encodes MAGHSQFKNIMHRKGRQDAQKSKLFGKLAREITVAAKLGTPDPAMNPRLRAAVIAARQENMPKDNIERAIKKALGGESENYDEIRYEGYGPGGVAVIVEVLTDNRNRAASDIRSYFTKSGGNLGETGAVSFMFDRTGIIEYDAKVASDDAMLEAAIDAGADDVLSSESGHEVYASQETLRDVAKALEAKFGEARKAAVIWKPQNTVAVDDETGEKLLKLMDLLNEHDDVQNVYANFEVSDALVAKMGG; translated from the coding sequence ATGGCCGGACATTCCCAGTTCAAGAACATCATGCACCGCAAAGGGCGTCAGGACGCCCAGAAGTCGAAGCTGTTCGGCAAGCTGGCGCGCGAAATCACGGTCGCTGCCAAGCTTGGAACGCCCGATCCGGCGATGAACCCCCGGCTGCGGGCAGCCGTGATCGCCGCGCGGCAGGAAAACATGCCGAAGGACAATATCGAGCGTGCCATCAAGAAGGCGCTGGGCGGCGAGAGCGAGAACTACGACGAAATCCGCTACGAAGGTTACGGCCCCGGCGGCGTCGCGGTCATCGTCGAGGTGCTGACCGACAACCGCAACCGCGCGGCCTCCGATATCCGCTCCTATTTCACCAAGTCGGGCGGCAATCTCGGCGAAACCGGCGCGGTGTCCTTCATGTTCGATCGCACCGGCATCATCGAATATGACGCGAAGGTGGCGTCCGACGATGCGATGCTGGAAGCGGCGATCGATGCCGGCGCCGACGATGTGCTGTCCAGCGAAAGCGGCCACGAGGTCTACGCCTCGCAGGAAACATTGCGCGACGTTGCCAAGGCGCTGGAGGCGAAGTTCGGCGAGGCGCGCAAGGCGGCGGTGATCTGGAAGCCGCAGAATACCGTCGCGGTGGACGACGAAACCGGCGAGAAGCTGTTGAAGCTGATGGACCTTTTGAACGAGCACGACGACGTTCAGAACGTCTATGCCAATTTCGAGGTTTCCGACGCGCTCGTGGCCAAGATGGGCGGATAA
- a CDS encoding metallophosphoesterase, whose product MISRRHLLRGFSGLGVAGVSTAAYGVSEPELQLQVTRYQISPPQWPADLNLKIAVVADVHACDPWMSLDRIQEIVEHTNALQPDITVLLGDYVAGHRHVTRFIPADEWASALAGLKAPLGVHAILGNHDYWDDRTVQRSGQGATAARRALEAAGIPVYENDVQRLSKGGRPFWLAGLGDQLAYAPARRFRPIKRIGVDDLSATLNKVTDDAPVILLAHEPDVAHRVPSRVALQLSGHTHGGQVRLMGWSPVAPSGQLLTYGHIRLNCDIVVSGGLGCSLLPFRIGVPPEIVQVTLGKPGLIVS is encoded by the coding sequence ATGATTTCGCGTCGTCATCTTCTGCGTGGATTTTCGGGCCTCGGCGTCGCCGGAGTCTCGACGGCTGCCTATGGGGTCAGCGAACCCGAGCTTCAGCTTCAGGTCACGCGGTATCAGATTTCGCCGCCGCAATGGCCGGCTGATCTCAACCTCAAGATCGCGGTCGTCGCCGACGTTCACGCCTGCGATCCCTGGATGTCGCTCGATCGTATCCAGGAAATCGTCGAACACACCAATGCGCTTCAGCCCGACATCACCGTGTTGCTCGGCGACTATGTCGCCGGCCACCGGCATGTGACGCGATTTATTCCGGCCGATGAATGGGCGTCCGCGCTCGCCGGTCTCAAGGCGCCGCTCGGCGTGCACGCCATTCTCGGCAATCATGATTATTGGGATGACCGGACGGTTCAGCGCAGCGGGCAGGGCGCGACCGCTGCCCGCCGCGCGTTAGAGGCCGCTGGCATTCCGGTCTACGAAAATGACGTCCAGCGCCTGAGCAAGGGCGGCCGCCCGTTCTGGCTCGCAGGCCTCGGCGATCAACTGGCATACGCTCCGGCGCGGCGCTTTCGTCCGATCAAACGAATTGGCGTCGACGATCTCAGCGCGACGCTCAACAAGGTAACGGACGATGCGCCGGTCATCCTGCTGGCGCATGAGCCGGATGTCGCACACCGCGTGCCGTCCCGCGTCGCGCTCCAGCTCTCCGGTCACACCCATGGCGGTCAGGTGCGGCTGATGGGCTGGTCGCCGGTAGCGCCTTCCGGACAACTCTTGACCTACGGTCATATCCGCTTGAACTGCGATATCGTCGTCTCCGGCGGTCTGGGTTGCAGCCTGCTGCCGTTCCGGATCGGTGTTCCCCCGGAAATCGTGCAGGTGACGCTGGGAAAGCCGGGCCTCATCGTATCCTAG
- a CDS encoding cytidine deaminase, which yields MLSKKDKELIAAATEAISQRYRNDWQEVGAAMRTRDGRVITGVNIDAYIGRIAVCAEAIAIGRAITESGDHGIETIVAVRHPKPDEPGKIAVVSPCGICRELIHDYDAKARVIVPNSGRTPKVVKIGELLPNKYRRGNE from the coding sequence ATGCTGAGCAAGAAGGACAAGGAACTGATCGCCGCCGCCACCGAGGCGATCAGCCAGCGCTATCGCAACGACTGGCAGGAAGTGGGCGCCGCGATGCGCACCCGCGACGGCCGCGTCATCACCGGAGTGAACATCGACGCCTATATCGGCCGGATCGCGGTCTGCGCCGAAGCCATTGCGATCGGCCGCGCCATCACCGAGAGCGGCGATCACGGCATCGAGACCATCGTGGCCGTGCGTCATCCGAAGCCGGACGAGCCGGGCAAGATTGCGGTGGTCTCGCCGTGCGGCATTTGCCGCGAACTGATCCACGATTATGACGCCAAGGCGCGTGTCATCGTGCCCAATAGCGGCCGCACGCCCAAGGTCGTGAAAATTGGCGAACTGTTGCCGAACAAATACCGGCGGGGCAACGAATGA
- a CDS encoding methyl-accepting chemotaxis protein, whose protein sequence is MAIGLFRKATPPSPAPAAVSEAKPAQVAEAADNSAAESTEAILELLEIELGGMIRQLERAATSVAGGAEATATTLAAVRRRTDALSVRSSEAQSTAAIFSQAADKFSDSAEGIGSQVRDAGKLADEASAAAHDASLNVDRLKESSAAIGNVVNLIAQIARQTTLLALNSTIEAARAGSAGRGFAVVASEVKALAVQTQDATEEIKKKIDALQRDAAGSVEAVHRISQAIQAIRPVFENVNGAVAEQNETTSAMTENVATASNFIASVGDSATEIDHAVKEAETHREHVANAGKAVTIFAQKLKTRCAVLLGTDMRADRRKDERLPCNLRLEIDAAQGRIAAQVYEISLENILIGGTDAARVPLNQMLSATIEGIGACKIRSGERSAAGVQATFMTNDAALVEKIEDKLWSIHDENTEFVTRAMEAGAQLNKMFEHGLASGAVSMEALFDTDYVEIPGSNPVQHRTRILDWADRALPPFQEEFLAKDPRMVFCVAIDRNGYLPVHNKVYSHPQRAGDVAWNTAHSRNRRIFNDTAGLAAGRNQRTYLIQSYARDMGNGNTVMMREIDVPIRVRGRHWGGFRTAYKL, encoded by the coding sequence ATGGCGATTGGATTGTTCCGGAAAGCCACGCCGCCCTCCCCTGCGCCTGCCGCCGTCTCCGAGGCGAAGCCGGCCCAGGTCGCGGAGGCTGCGGACAATTCCGCCGCCGAATCGACCGAGGCCATTCTCGAACTGCTCGAAATCGAACTCGGCGGCATGATTCGCCAGTTGGAGCGCGCGGCAACTTCCGTTGCCGGCGGCGCGGAGGCGACCGCGACCACGCTTGCCGCCGTCCGCCGGCGCACCGATGCGCTCAGCGTGCGCTCGAGCGAGGCCCAGAGCACGGCCGCGATTTTTTCGCAGGCGGCCGACAAGTTTTCCGACTCCGCCGAGGGTATCGGATCGCAGGTTCGCGATGCGGGCAAGCTTGCCGACGAAGCGAGCGCCGCCGCTCACGATGCGAGTCTCAATGTCGACCGGCTGAAAGAGTCTTCCGCGGCGATCGGCAATGTCGTCAACCTGATCGCACAGATCGCGCGGCAAACGACGCTGCTGGCGCTCAACTCCACGATCGAAGCCGCCCGCGCGGGCAGTGCCGGACGCGGCTTCGCGGTGGTCGCTTCCGAGGTCAAGGCGCTCGCGGTGCAAACGCAGGACGCGACCGAGGAGATCAAGAAAAAAATAGACGCGCTGCAACGGGACGCGGCCGGGTCCGTGGAGGCCGTGCACCGGATTTCGCAGGCGATCCAGGCGATCCGTCCGGTGTTCGAGAACGTCAACGGCGCGGTGGCCGAGCAGAACGAGACCACCAGCGCGATGACCGAGAACGTCGCGACCGCCTCGAACTTCATCGCTTCCGTCGGCGACAGCGCGACCGAAATCGACCACGCCGTGAAAGAGGCCGAGACGCATCGCGAACACGTCGCCAATGCCGGCAAGGCCGTCACCATCTTCGCCCAGAAGCTCAAGACCCGCTGCGCGGTGCTGCTCGGCACCGACATGCGCGCCGACCGCAGAAAAGACGAGCGATTGCCGTGCAACCTGAGGCTCGAGATCGACGCCGCGCAAGGCCGCATCGCGGCGCAGGTCTACGAGATTTCGCTTGAGAACATCCTGATCGGCGGAACTGATGCGGCCAGGGTGCCGCTCAACCAGATGCTCAGCGCCACCATCGAAGGCATCGGCGCCTGCAAGATCCGAAGCGGCGAGCGATCGGCCGCCGGCGTCCAGGCGACCTTCATGACCAACGACGCCGCTTTGGTCGAAAAAATCGAAGACAAGCTCTGGTCGATCCACGACGAGAACACCGAATTCGTCACCCGCGCCATGGAAGCCGGCGCGCAGCTCAACAAGATGTTCGAACACGGCCTCGCAAGCGGCGCGGTCTCGATGGAGGCGCTTTTCGATACGGATTACGTCGAAATCCCCGGCTCCAATCCAGTGCAGCACCGCACCCGCATCCTCGACTGGGCCGATCGCGCGCTGCCGCCGTTCCAGGAGGAATTCCTCGCCAAAGACCCGCGCATGGTGTTCTGTGTCGCGATCGATCGCAACGGCTACCTGCCGGTGCACAACAAGGTCTATTCGCATCCGCAGCGCGCAGGCGACGTCGCCTGGAACACAGCGCATAGCCGCAATCGCCGCATCTTCAACGACACAGCCGGACTTGCCGCAGGCCGCAACCAGCGCACCTACCTGATCCAGAGCTATGCCCGCGACATGGGTAACGGCAACACGGTCATGATGCGCGAGATCGACGTGCCGATCCGCGTCAGGGGCAGGCACTGGGGCGGCTTCCGCACCGCCTATAAGCTCTAA
- the ruvA gene encoding Holliday junction branch migration protein RuvA → MIGKLKGLIDSYGEDFVILDVGGVGYQVHCSSRTLQSLPAPGEAAVLSIETYVREDQIKLFGFKSDIEREWFRLLQTVQGVGAKVALAVLGTLSPPDLANAIALRDKAAVTRTPGVGPKVAERIVTELKDKAPAFANVDPAVVSLSGAIDDSRAPRPVTDAISALVNLGYGQPQAAAAIAAASRSAGEKAETAQLIRLGLKELAK, encoded by the coding sequence ATGATCGGCAAGCTCAAGGGCCTGATCGATTCCTATGGCGAGGATTTCGTGATCCTCGATGTCGGTGGCGTCGGTTATCAGGTGCATTGCTCGTCGCGTACCTTGCAGTCCTTGCCCGCGCCGGGCGAGGCGGCGGTACTGTCGATCGAAACCTATGTGCGCGAAGACCAGATCAAGCTGTTTGGTTTCAAGAGCGACATCGAGCGCGAATGGTTTCGGCTGTTGCAGACGGTGCAGGGCGTCGGCGCCAAGGTCGCACTCGCCGTGCTAGGGACGCTGTCGCCGCCGGATCTGGCGAATGCAATTGCGCTGCGCGATAAGGCCGCGGTGACCCGCACGCCCGGCGTCGGCCCCAAGGTCGCCGAGCGCATCGTCACGGAATTGAAGGACAAGGCGCCTGCCTTCGCCAATGTCGATCCGGCGGTGGTGTCTCTCTCCGGCGCGATCGACGATTCTCGCGCGCCGCGCCCGGTGACCGATGCAATTTCCGCGCTGGTCAATCTCGGCTACGGCCAGCCGCAGGCGGCAGCCGCAATTGCCGCAGCCTCGCGCAGCGCCGGGGAAAAAGCCGAGACCGCGCAGCTCATCCGGCTGGGCCTGAAGGAATTGGCGAAGTAG